Proteins found in one Fulvitalea axinellae genomic segment:
- a CDS encoding DUF6048 family protein, which translates to MRRSLFICMLMGLAPIFGMAQKKKKSESDSLRIPKPKFWYLPSAARLGVDLTNLGSSAFNKDYMGFGVSADTDILGRFLIAGSAGYSSEEFTNSTFGYPDRDDYNRETKVRDKVSGYYYRVGADWNFAFRNKDNAVLAVGFRRGQGKFDEELDYTVQQDIWGEHTINKKSTDISASWYELNVSLKVAVWRDLFLATVMRYRFGLDTSGGSDESLNPSYVPGYGRTRESSTSAVSVSLMYRIQWKKPFKPVKKEK; encoded by the coding sequence ATGAGAAGATCTTTATTCATATGTATGCTGATGGGCTTGGCGCCGATTTTTGGCATGGCTCAGAAGAAAAAGAAATCCGAATCGGATTCGTTGCGGATTCCTAAACCGAAATTTTGGTATTTGCCTTCCGCGGCCAGGCTTGGCGTGGATTTGACGAATCTGGGTTCTTCGGCCTTCAATAAGGATTATATGGGCTTTGGCGTAAGCGCCGATACCGATATACTTGGCCGTTTTTTGATTGCGGGTTCGGCGGGGTACTCATCTGAAGAATTTACGAACAGTACTTTCGGCTATCCTGACCGTGACGATTATAACAGGGAAACAAAAGTCCGTGACAAGGTGAGCGGTTATTATTACCGCGTCGGAGCCGACTGGAATTTCGCCTTCCGCAATAAGGATAACGCCGTATTGGCGGTAGGTTTTCGGCGGGGACAGGGTAAGTTTGACGAAGAGTTGGATTATACCGTACAGCAAGATATTTGGGGGGAACATACGATCAACAAGAAGAGTACGGATATCTCGGCGAGTTGGTACGAGCTTAATGTCAGTCTGAAAGTGGCCGTATGGAGAGATCTTTTTTTGGCTACGGTAATGCGTTACCGCTTCGGTTTGGATACTTCGGGTGGAAGTGATGAGAGTTTGAATCCTTCGTATGTGCCTGGTTATGGGCGTACCCGAGAGTCGTCCACTTCGGCGGTGAGTGTTTCGCTGATGTACAGGATTCAGTGGAAGAAACCGTTTAAGCCTGTTAAGAAAGAAAAATAG
- a CDS encoding M43 family zinc metalloprotease encodes MRLFKTIFILALLSGSVATAQIQPDPLPCKSPSAPSELGSGTGLFRTHSEEALPEKYIIPVVFHVFGDKFIADRKVTPEIIKDALKTTNEDFQGKAEDWNDTNPNFNDVKKALSIEFRLAKIDPDGRPTEGIMFYPNEKGLGHKQKRNNFISNLAWDNYKYMNVYVMLDLYDDGKETNSGVAWYPDTEMSKDNLARVVYNGSYLGKNTSENFRSVLTHEFGHWLNLKHTFEGGCSKNNSDDGVADTPKADDSKMGCRGVNNCFGEEINGENFMDYSNCYAMFTTGQVARMTEALQHPARFTIWQNENLQATGVAENQTLVPGISLLRTKFGEHPRNNGSVADTALIFTSGEAKFKSLANESISPSDYTYSGFPEGIVPKIKVTSPTTATLYFKGKTSNHRKSDTEWQGQINFNASAFQDNIQPATSSSFQNIEIKFIDPYEKLCEPTMTYGAGYSHIRQVQIGDMKNPTGNQKTYTDISGTKTAYLETGKEHDLVVQAGTGDSGEEDPIMIRVWGDWNNDLYLAPEEVVLKHDFVANEATVGTYTHKVKFTLPEGLPAGEYKMRVTVHYKYGNEGEDPCGVVNSGETEDYLIVTGETVLGAIEKAKANVSPNPTSGSIQLGYDFPKNRIQILNNQGKKLYETSNATTLDLSYFPSGIYLVKGSNNSKTETVRVWLKK; translated from the coding sequence ATGAGACTGTTTAAGACTATATTCATTCTAGCCTTGCTGTCCGGATCAGTCGCCACGGCCCAGATCCAACCGGACCCGCTACCCTGCAAATCCCCCTCCGCACCTTCGGAATTGGGCTCCGGGACCGGACTTTTCCGCACGCACTCCGAAGAGGCGTTGCCCGAAAAATATATTATCCCGGTAGTCTTTCACGTATTCGGAGACAAGTTCATAGCGGACAGAAAAGTGACGCCCGAAATCATCAAAGACGCCCTAAAAACGACAAACGAAGACTTTCAAGGGAAAGCCGAAGACTGGAACGACACAAACCCAAACTTCAACGATGTGAAAAAAGCCTTGAGCATCGAGTTTCGTTTGGCGAAAATAGACCCAGACGGCAGACCAACAGAGGGAATCATGTTCTATCCGAATGAAAAAGGGCTTGGACACAAACAAAAGCGGAATAACTTTATCAGCAACTTGGCTTGGGACAATTACAAATACATGAACGTCTATGTCATGCTTGATCTTTATGACGACGGCAAGGAGACCAATTCCGGTGTGGCCTGGTACCCCGATACCGAAATGTCAAAAGACAACTTGGCAAGAGTGGTGTACAACGGGAGTTATCTGGGCAAAAACACTTCGGAAAATTTCCGTTCGGTTCTTACTCACGAATTTGGACACTGGCTCAACCTCAAGCACACGTTTGAAGGCGGATGCTCAAAAAACAACTCCGACGACGGCGTAGCGGACACCCCAAAAGCGGACGATTCGAAAATGGGTTGCCGGGGAGTAAACAACTGCTTTGGAGAGGAAATAAACGGTGAGAATTTCATGGATTATTCCAACTGCTACGCCATGTTTACCACCGGCCAAGTAGCCCGGATGACAGAAGCTTTACAACACCCTGCCCGTTTCACTATCTGGCAAAACGAGAATCTACAGGCAACCGGCGTGGCCGAAAACCAAACACTGGTACCGGGCATCAGCCTCTTGCGGACGAAATTCGGCGAACACCCCAGAAATAACGGCTCAGTAGCCGACACGGCCTTAATCTTCACATCTGGCGAGGCAAAATTCAAAAGCTTAGCCAACGAATCGATTTCACCAAGCGATTACACTTATTCGGGTTTTCCGGAAGGAATTGTACCAAAAATAAAAGTCACTTCGCCGACTACCGCCACGCTTTATTTCAAAGGAAAAACCTCAAACCACAGAAAATCCGACACGGAATGGCAAGGCCAAATCAACTTTAACGCATCTGCTTTTCAAGACAATATTCAACCCGCAACAAGCAGTAGCTTTCAAAATATCGAGATCAAGTTCATTGATCCTTACGAGAAACTCTGCGAACCTACCATGACATACGGGGCCGGCTACTCGCATATTCGCCAAGTACAAATCGGCGATATGAAAAACCCTACCGGCAACCAGAAAACCTACACCGACATTTCCGGCACAAAAACCGCCTACTTGGAAACAGGCAAAGAGCACGACTTAGTGGTCCAGGCAGGCACGGGTGACTCCGGAGAAGAAGATCCGATAATGATCCGAGTGTGGGGTGACTGGAACAACGATCTTTACCTTGCGCCCGAAGAAGTGGTTCTTAAACATGATTTTGTAGCAAACGAAGCCACAGTGGGGACCTACACGCACAAAGTGAAATTCACGCTTCCGGAAGGCCTTCCCGCCGGAGAATACAAAATGCGGGTAACAGTCCACTACAAATACGGCAACGAAGGCGAAGACCCGTGCGGGGTGGTCAATTCCGGAGAAACCGAAGACTATCTAATCGTAACGGGAGAAACGGTACTTGGCGCTATTGAAAAAGCGAAAGCAAACGTATCGCCTAACCCAACGAGTGGTTCTATCCAATTGGGCTATGATTTCCCAAAAAACAGGATACAGATTCTGAATAACCAAGGAAAAAAACTCTACGAAACATCAAATGCCACAACGCTAGACCTTTCGTATTTCCCATCAGGGATTTACTTGGTCAAAGGCTCGAATAATAGTAAAACCGAAACCGTAAGGGTTTGGCTCAAGAAATAA
- the mgrA gene encoding L-glyceraldehyde 3-phosphate reductase gives MTYSANIQRYQNMSYPRIGQSGLRLSELSLGLWHNFGGVDAFENGRQIVLKAFDKGITHFDLANNYGPPAGSAEETFGRIMAKDLAPYRNELVISTKAGHDMWPGPYGDGGNRKYMLASLDDSLQRMGLEYVDIFYSHRFDPETPLEETLYALDTAVRQGKAMYVGISKYNPEQTEKAVEILSRWNTPFIIHQERYSMLDRHMEEGLTDTLDKHGLGCIVFSPLAQGLLTDKYLKGIPENSRAAKSTGYLQKDQVTPELVEQLRQLNNLAMQRGQSLAQMAIAWNLRLPTVTSVLVGASRVEQLENNLLALDNKAFTNEELLQIEQILKG, from the coding sequence ATGACTTACTCAGCGAACATACAGCGCTACCAAAACATGTCTTATCCCAGAATAGGCCAAAGTGGCTTGCGCCTTTCCGAGCTCTCACTCGGCCTGTGGCACAACTTCGGCGGGGTAGACGCATTCGAAAACGGACGCCAAATAGTCCTCAAAGCTTTCGACAAAGGCATCACGCACTTTGACCTGGCCAACAACTACGGTCCTCCGGCGGGTTCGGCCGAGGAGACTTTCGGCAGAATAATGGCCAAAGACTTGGCCCCCTACCGCAACGAGCTGGTCATCTCCACCAAAGCCGGACACGACATGTGGCCCGGTCCCTACGGCGACGGAGGCAACCGCAAATACATGCTGGCCAGCCTCGACGACTCCCTGCAACGAATGGGCTTGGAGTATGTGGATATATTCTACTCTCACCGCTTCGATCCGGAAACGCCGCTGGAAGAGACCCTCTACGCTCTAGATACCGCCGTGCGCCAAGGAAAAGCCATGTACGTGGGTATCTCGAAATACAATCCCGAACAAACGGAAAAAGCCGTAGAGATCCTGAGCCGTTGGAACACGCCGTTTATCATCCACCAAGAACGCTACTCCATGCTCGACCGTCATATGGAAGAGGGCTTAACTGACACGCTCGACAAACACGGCCTCGGATGTATCGTGTTCTCCCCATTGGCCCAAGGGCTTTTGACTGACAAATACCTGAAAGGTATCCCAGAGAATTCCCGTGCGGCCAAATCGACCGGATATTTGCAAAAAGATCAGGTAACGCCAGAATTGGTCGAACAACTGAGACAGCTGAACAACCTAGCCATGCAAAGAGGCCAAAGCCTGGCGCAAATGGCCATCGCCTGGAATCTCCGCCTGCCTACCGTAACATCGGTATTGGTTGGCGCCAGCAGAGTCGAACAGCTTGAAAACAACCTGTTGGCCCTAGACAACAAAGCTTTTACAAACGAGGAGCTTTTGCAGATCGAGCAGATTCTGAAAGGATAA
- the rimO gene encoding 30S ribosomal protein S12 methylthiotransferase RimO — protein MKAKGLKKDKVNVITLGCSKNLVDSEVMITQLKGNDIEVEHEATKDDSNIIIINTCGFIAAAKQESIDTILRYAEAKDEGEIDKLYVTGCLSQRYKEDLIKEIPQVDAFFGTAEVPALLKRFNADYKHELVGERMTTTANHFAYLKIAEGCDRPCSFCAIPLMRGKHESTPIEELVKQAENMVKNGTRELLLIAQDLTYYGIDIYGKRRLADLLRALSDVEGVKWIRLHYAYPSGFPLDVLDVMAERDNICNYLDMPLQTGSSAVLKHMRRGIDREKTEKLINTIREKIPGITLRTTLIAGHPGETEQDHAETLDFVSRMKFDRLGVFPYSHEENTHAHDTMEDLLPEEEKEARAQEIMDIQAEISYELNQEKIGKTFPVLIDRKEGDFFYGRTESDSPEVDNEVLIDARQHYVRLGDFVECHIDDATEFDLYATPVSQTAETDA, from the coding sequence TTGAAAGCCAAGGGATTAAAGAAGGATAAGGTTAACGTGATCACGCTGGGTTGTTCCAAAAACCTGGTAGACTCCGAAGTCATGATCACCCAACTGAAGGGGAACGACATCGAAGTGGAACACGAGGCCACTAAAGACGACTCCAATATCATCATCATAAACACCTGCGGCTTCATCGCCGCGGCCAAGCAGGAGTCTATCGACACCATCCTGCGTTACGCCGAAGCGAAGGACGAGGGAGAGATCGACAAACTTTACGTAACCGGCTGCCTTTCGCAACGCTACAAGGAGGATCTGATCAAGGAAATCCCGCAAGTGGACGCCTTCTTCGGCACCGCCGAGGTTCCGGCCCTGCTCAAGCGCTTCAACGCCGACTACAAGCACGAACTCGTGGGCGAAAGGATGACCACCACGGCCAACCACTTCGCTTACCTCAAGATAGCCGAAGGCTGTGACCGCCCTTGCTCGTTCTGCGCCATTCCGCTGATGCGCGGCAAACACGAATCCACGCCTATCGAGGAATTGGTGAAACAAGCCGAAAACATGGTCAAGAACGGAACGCGCGAGCTCCTGCTCATCGCCCAAGACCTGACTTACTACGGCATCGACATTTACGGCAAGCGCCGTTTGGCAGATCTTCTCCGCGCCCTCTCCGACGTCGAAGGCGTAAAATGGATCCGCCTCCACTACGCTTACCCGTCCGGCTTCCCGCTCGACGTGCTCGACGTAATGGCCGAACGCGACAATATCTGCAACTACCTCGACATGCCTCTGCAAACGGGCTCCAGCGCCGTGCTCAAGCACATGCGCCGTGGCATCGACAGGGAAAAGACCGAGAAACTTATCAATACCATCCGCGAAAAGATTCCGGGCATCACCTTGCGCACCACACTTATCGCCGGCCACCCCGGCGAGACCGAGCAGGACCACGCCGAGACGCTCGACTTCGTTAGCCGGATGAAATTCGACCGATTGGGAGTTTTCCCTTATTCCCACGAGGAAAACACGCACGCCCACGACACCATGGAAGACCTTCTTCCGGAAGAGGAGAAAGAGGCGCGCGCCCAAGAAATCATGGATATCCAAGCGGAAATTTCTTACGAGCTGAACCAAGAAAAAATCGGCAAGACGTTTCCAGTTCTTATCGACCGAAAAGAAGGCGACTTCTTCTACGGACGTACGGAATCAGACTCGCCAGAGGTTGATAACGAAGTACTTATCGACGCCCGCCAGCACTACGTACGTTTGGGAGATTTCGTGGAATGCCACATCGACGACGCCACGGAATTCGACCTTTACGCCACTCCGGTTTCGCAAACGGCCGAAACCGACGCCTGA
- the bshC gene encoding bacillithiol biosynthesis cysteine-adding enzyme BshC: MIKCEKIQMGETNKFSPIFLEYLNNAEKLRPFFSRCPELENFGAQIEEKQFSAEKRQILRDSLLAQYEGIEISAELQNNIGSLLDPNTYTVTTGHQLNIFTGPLYFILKIITAIKVCEDLKQRYPERNFVPVYWAATEDHDFEEINHFNLFGTKYTWNTDQKGPVGRFDTASIQGLIDSLPEKPELFVKAYSESKTLASAVRKYINGLFGASGLVMIDGDRPELKALFSHVVKSDLQEHKANDSVNEYSQKLESLGYKAQVFPRKINFFYMEDGLRERIIPEEDGTYSVLNTELKFEKEELLDLVDSHPERFSPNVALRPLYEETILPNLTYIGGPGELAYWLQLKGVFETYGERFPILFPRAFAMVISKANLKKMEKAEISVAELFLPENELKELLTKRHGDADYEISTELAELAQVFEKIKAKAGEVDKSLTGFVGAEQAKALKSAKNIEKRLRKAEEQKAERAIAQAKAVTDKLFPNGGLQERHDNFLNFQLNNPDFIGQLTQAINAFDFRFNILTEEQTKKEAKATVC; this comes from the coding sequence ATGATTAAATGCGAAAAAATCCAAATGGGAGAGACCAACAAGTTCTCTCCTATTTTTTTGGAATACCTGAACAACGCTGAAAAGCTGAGACCGTTCTTCTCCCGATGTCCGGAGCTCGAAAACTTCGGAGCCCAAATCGAAGAAAAACAGTTTTCGGCCGAAAAAAGGCAAATACTGAGAGATTCCCTACTCGCACAATACGAAGGAATCGAAATCAGCGCCGAACTCCAAAACAATATCGGTTCCCTGCTCGACCCGAACACCTACACCGTCACCACGGGTCATCAGCTTAATATCTTCACCGGCCCGCTGTATTTTATCCTCAAGATAATCACGGCTATCAAAGTTTGTGAAGACCTCAAACAGCGTTACCCGGAACGCAACTTCGTCCCCGTCTATTGGGCGGCCACCGAAGACCACGATTTCGAGGAAATAAACCACTTCAACCTTTTCGGAACAAAATACACTTGGAACACCGACCAAAAAGGCCCTGTCGGGCGCTTTGACACGGCATCTATCCAAGGGCTGATCGACAGCCTGCCCGAAAAGCCGGAACTGTTCGTAAAGGCGTATTCCGAATCCAAGACACTGGCCAGCGCGGTCCGCAAATATATCAACGGGCTTTTCGGAGCCTCAGGCCTCGTCATGATCGACGGCGACCGACCGGAACTCAAGGCGCTATTTTCTCACGTAGTCAAGAGCGACCTACAGGAGCACAAAGCCAACGATTCGGTTAACGAATATTCCCAAAAGCTGGAATCGCTAGGCTACAAAGCCCAAGTCTTTCCCCGCAAGATCAACTTCTTTTATATGGAAGACGGTCTCAGAGAGCGGATTATTCCTGAAGAAGACGGTACTTACAGCGTCCTGAACACCGAACTGAAATTCGAAAAAGAAGAACTTCTGGATTTGGTTGACAGCCATCCGGAGCGCTTCAGCCCAAACGTGGCCCTGCGTCCGCTCTACGAGGAAACCATCCTTCCGAACCTCACCTATATCGGCGGGCCAGGCGAACTCGCCTACTGGCTTCAGCTCAAAGGCGTTTTCGAAACTTACGGAGAGCGCTTCCCTATTCTGTTTCCAAGGGCTTTCGCCATGGTTATCAGCAAGGCGAACCTGAAGAAAATGGAGAAAGCCGAAATCAGCGTAGCAGAGCTGTTCCTGCCGGAAAACGAACTCAAAGAACTGCTCACCAAGCGCCACGGCGACGCCGACTACGAGATTTCAACGGAATTGGCCGAACTGGCCCAAGTTTTCGAAAAAATCAAAGCCAAAGCTGGCGAGGTTGACAAAAGTCTGACCGGATTTGTAGGCGCGGAACAAGCCAAGGCTCTCAAATCGGCTAAGAACATCGAAAAGAGACTTCGCAAGGCCGAAGAGCAGAAAGCGGAAAGGGCGATAGCGCAGGCAAAAGCCGTAACAGACAAGCTGTTTCCGAACGGAGGCCTTCAGGAGCGCCACGACAACTTCCTGAACTTCCAGCTGAACAATCCAGACTTTATCGGCCAGCTTACGCAGGCCATCAACGCTTTCGATTTCCGTTTTAATATCCTTACGGAAGAACAGACGAAAAAAGAAGCGAAAGCTACGGTTTGCTAA